One region of bacterium genomic DNA includes:
- the cysS gene encoding cysteine--tRNA ligase, whose amino-acid sequence MPLKIYNTKSRNKEDFQPIVPGKVGMYVCGITAYDYCHLGHARASVVFDLLYRYLKHKGFEVRYVRNFTDIDDKILKRSQEKGQDWRELKEFFIQAFHEDMAALGNLRPTDEPKATEYVPQMQALIAKLVEKGIAYPAKGDVFYSVRKFPGYGELSGKNIEDLEAGARVEVQEAKADPLDFALWKGAKPGEPEWASPWGPGRPGWHIECSAMSTDLLGPSIDIHGGGRDLIFPHHENEKAQSEGALEKPFVNYWVHNGFVNLNADKMSKSTGNFLTIRDVLAEYPHEAIRYFLLSAHYRSPLDFNETNMREAVGAVDRVYQTLARLEESAAGQKAAGQGKGTVFGSLQAFAKDFDAAMDDDFNSAQVLGLVFELVRETNKFLDSSPAPDQIAAFREGLGRALKPVAECLGLFYQAPAAYFETRKRFTLKSGRLSEAEILAQIEERKAARKNKDFKKADRIRDDLAAKGVILEDKPDGTTLWKAK is encoded by the coding sequence GTGCCTTTGAAAATCTACAACACGAAAAGCCGCAATAAAGAAGACTTCCAGCCCATCGTTCCCGGAAAAGTCGGCATGTATGTCTGCGGGATCACCGCCTACGACTACTGCCATCTGGGCCATGCCCGGGCCTCGGTGGTCTTCGACCTCCTCTATCGCTACCTCAAGCACAAGGGTTTCGAGGTCCGCTACGTCCGCAACTTCACCGACATCGACGACAAGATCCTCAAGCGCTCGCAGGAAAAGGGCCAGGATTGGCGGGAGCTCAAGGAGTTCTTCATTCAGGCCTTTCACGAGGACATGGCGGCGCTGGGCAACCTGCGGCCGACCGACGAGCCCAAGGCCACCGAATACGTTCCCCAAATGCAGGCCTTGATCGCCAAGCTGGTCGAGAAGGGCATCGCCTATCCCGCCAAGGGCGACGTTTTTTATTCGGTTCGCAAGTTTCCGGGCTATGGCGAGCTTTCGGGGAAAAACATCGAGGACCTCGAGGCCGGCGCCCGGGTCGAGGTCCAGGAGGCCAAGGCCGATCCGCTGGATTTCGCCCTGTGGAAGGGCGCCAAGCCCGGCGAGCCGGAATGGGCTTCGCCTTGGGGACCGGGCCGCCCTGGCTGGCACATCGAGTGCTCGGCGATGAGCACCGACCTGCTCGGCCCCTCGATCGACATTCATGGCGGCGGGCGCGACCTGATCTTTCCGCACCATGAGAACGAAAAGGCCCAGTCCGAGGGAGCGCTCGAAAAGCCCTTCGTGAATTATTGGGTCCACAACGGCTTCGTCAACCTGAACGCCGACAAGATGAGCAAGTCGACGGGCAATTTCCTCACCATCCGCGACGTCTTGGCCGAGTATCCCCACGAGGCGATCCGCTATTTCCTGCTCTCGGCCCACTACCGCTCGCCGCTGGACTTCAACGAGACCAACATGCGCGAGGCGGTGGGTGCGGTCGACCGGGTCTACCAAACCCTGGCCCGGCTGGAGGAAAGCGCCGCCGGCCAAAAAGCGGCCGGGCAGGGCAAGGGCACGGTCTTCGGCTCGCTCCAAGCCTTCGCCAAGGATTTCGACGCGGCGATGGACGACGATTTCAATTCGGCCCAAGTCCTGGGTTTGGTCTTCGAATTGGTCCGCGAAACGAATAAATTTCTCGACTCGAGTCCGGCACCCGATCAAATCGCCGCCTTCCGCGAAGGTCTCGGCCGGGCCCTGAAGCCGGTGGCCGAATGTCTCGGGCTTTTTTACCAGGCGCCGGCGGCTTACTTCGAGACCCGAAAGCGCTTTACCTTAAAGTCGGGCCGGTTGAGCGAGGCCGAAATCCTGGCTCAGATCGAGGAACGCAAGGCCGCCCGCAAAAACAAGGACTTCAAGAAAGCCGACCGAATCCGCGACGATTTGGCGGCCAAGGGCGTGATCCTCGAGGACAAGCCCGACGGCACGACGCTTTGGAAGGCGAAGTAG